Proteins encoded by one window of Salvia splendens isolate huo1 chromosome 7, SspV2, whole genome shotgun sequence:
- the LOC121742052 gene encoding polyamine oxidase 2-like yields the protein MDSGDNKFNRQLRSNLCGSSLERKLTNSPSVIVIGAGFAGITAARTLHDASFQVTLLESRNRIGGRVHTNYSFGFPIDLGASWLHGVGNENPLASLIGRLGLPLYRTSGDNSVLYDHDLESYALYDMDGNQVPQDLVAKVGQTFEAILKETDVIRQEFREDMSIQRAISIVFERRPDLRSEGVDHNVLQWYLCRMEGWFAADADTISLRGWDQEELLPGGHGLMVRGYLPVLNTLAKGLDIRLDHRVTKIVRGHSGVKVTVDDGRVLVADAAVIAVPLGVLKSNSIQFEPRLPDWKEEAIRDIGVGIENKIVLHFDKVFWPNVEFLGIVAETTYVCSYFLNLHKATGHRVLVYMPSGQLARDIEKMPDETAAKFAFTQLQRMFPNASEPIQYLVSHWGTDANSLGSYSYDTVGKSHDLYERLRVPVDNLFFAGEATSIDYPGSVHGAYSTGLMAAEDCRMRVLERHGELDLFQPVMGEDVPVSVPLLISRL from the exons ATGGATTCCGGAGACAACAAGTTTAATCGTCAATTGCGATCTA ATCTTTGCGGTTCAAGCTTGGAGAGGAAATTGACAAACTCTCCATCAGTTATCGTCATAGGTGCTGGTTTTGCTGGCATTACAGCTGCACGGACTCTTCATGATGCCTCGTTTCAG GTTACCTTGTTGGAGTCACGGAATAGAATTGGTGGCCGTGTTCATACCAATTATTCATTTGGTTTTCCTATCGACTTGGGTGCATCATG GCTACATGGTGTTGGCAATGAGAACCCATTGGCTTCGCTCATTGGGAGACTGGGACTACCACTTTACCGGACCAGTGGGGACAACTCAGTTTTGTATGACCATGATTTAGAAAG CTATGCCCTTTATGACATGGATGGTAATCAAGTCCCTCAAGACTTAGTCGCAAAGGTTGGCCAAACATTTGAGGCAATCTTGAAAGAG aCTGATGTTATTAGACAGGAATTCAGAGAGGACATGTCCATCCAACGTGCCATCTCAATTGTTTTTGAGAGGAGGCCGGACCTAAG GTCGGAAGGAGTCGATCATAATGTGTTGCAGTGGTACCTCTGCAGAATGGAAGGCTGGTTTGCTGCAGATGCTGATACTATCTCACTTAGAGGCTGGGATCAG GAAGAGTTGCTCCCTGGTGGGCATGGGCTCATGGTCCGGGGTTATCTTCCTGTTTTAAATACTCTTGCTAAAGGTCTTGACATCCGCTTGGACCACAG AGTGACAAAAATAGTCAGAGGTCACAGTGGAGTTAAAGTCACAGTAGATGATGGAAGAGTGCTTGTAGCAGATGCTGCTGTCATTGCTGTTCCTCTTGGTGTTCTGAAATCAAACAGCATCCAGTTTGAGCCGAGATTACCTGACTGGAAAGAAGAAGCAATCAGGGACATTGGAGTCGGGATTGAGAACAAGATAGTTTTGCATTTCGACAAGGTCTTTTGGCCGAACGTAGAGTTTTTGGGGATTGTTGCTGAAACTACTTACGTGTGCAGTTACTTTCTCAATCTGCACAAGGCCACAGGGCATCGGGTCCTCGTTTACATGCCTTCTGGGCAATTGGCCCGTGACATCGAGAAAATGCCTGACGAGACTGCTGCAAAGTTTGCTTTTACACAACTTCAACGGATGTTTCCAAATGCTTCTGAACCG ATCCAGTACCTCGTTTCCCATTGGGGGACGGATGCAAATTCATTGGGCTCCTATAGCTATGATACAGTAGGCAAATCCCATGATCTGTATGAGAGGCTGAGGGTCCCTGTTGACAACCTGTTCTTTGCTGGTGAAGCGACAAGCATAGATTATCCAGGATCCGTCCATGGTGCATACTCTACTGGTTTGATGGCCGCTGAAGACTGCAGGATGCGCGTCTTGGAGCGCCACGGAGAGTTAGATCTCTTCCAGCCTGTCATGGGCGAGGATGTTCCAGTGTCAGTTCCATTATTGATCTCGCGTTTATAA
- the LOC121742194 gene encoding transcription factor PHYTOCHROME INTERACTING FACTOR-LIKE 13-like, which yields MDSCLPDWNTDVGGEFPVPLQRKPLGLQNELVELLWQNGEIVLHSQTNRKQSKQATLIQGDDDESVSWIDCPIDESFEREFCANFLSEIPPSLDESSKKPDGEREFKFGESSEVFQQGFAPPLPPPPPPPPPPPRFEEGVAGKSVECSGMTVGSSHCASNQVVNEVDMSWASSRGAGRGKNEGVEREVPGQARTSCSGGSGSGSLWKTSSLSNETNRHKRKSRDMEESECPSDATESESAAGNKAKNGAARRSRVAEVHNMSERRRRDRINEKMKALQELIPHANKSDKASMLDEAIEYMKALQLQIQLMWMGRGMAPMMLPGMQHYMSRVGMGVGPTMLPEIHNLMRLSPMDQAMSGPIQAPVGPHNPLLNPVNYPNQMPGSSFQEQYANYMNFHSMQSASPQSTNMFNFGFRPTRPNQGNGNTSVG from the exons ATGGATAGTTGTCTTCCTGATTGGAACACTGATGTTGGAGGTGAATTTCCTGTCCCTCTTCAGAGAAAACCCCTTGG ATTACAGAATGAGTTGGTTGAACTATTGTGGCAAAATGGGGAGATTGTGTTGCATAGTCAAACCAATAGGAAACAATCAAAGCAAGCTACTTTGATTCAAGGTGATGATGATGAGTCAGTTTCATGGATTGATTGCCCTATTGATGAATCATTTGAGAGGGAGTTCTGTGCTAATTTCTTGTCTGAGATCCCTCCATCCTTGGATGAATCTAGCAAGAAGCCGGATGGCGAAAGGGAGTTCAAATTTGGCGAATCATCTGAGGTTTTTCAACAAGGTTTTGCCCCGCCtctgcctccacctccacctccacctccacctccacctagaTTTGAGGAGGGTGTGGCGGGGAAGAGCGTTGAGTGCTCTGGCATGACTGTCGGGTCGAGCCATTGTGCGAGCAACCAAGTTGTGAATGAAGTGGACATGAGTTGGGCTTCTAGCCGTGGGGCTGGGAGGGGAAAAAACGAGGGCGTGGAGAGGGAGGTGCCCGGGCAGGCTAGGACGTCTTGCTCTGGTGGATCTGGTAGTGGTAGCTTGTGGAAAACGAGTAGCCTGTCGAATGAAACGAACAGGCACAAGAGGAAGAGCCGTGACATGGAGGAGTCTGAATGTCCGAGTGAT GCTACTGAATCGGAGTCGGCTGCAGGGAACAAGGCAAAGAACGGGGCTGCTCGAAGGAGCCGTGTGGCTGAAGTGCATAACATGTCTGAGAGA AGGCGAAGGGACCGGATCAACGAGAAGATGAAGGCGTTGCAGGAGCTCATCCCTCATGCCAACAAG TCGGACAAGGCGTCCATGTTAGACGAGGCGATCGAGTACATGAAAGCCTTGCAGCTGCAGATTCAG TTGATGTGGATGGGGAGGGGGATGGCGCCGATGATGCTCCCGGGCATGCAGCACTACATGTCGCGTGTAGGGATGGGTGTCGGGCCAACCATGCTGCCCGAGATCCATAACCTAATGCGCTTGTCGCCCATGGATCAAGCTATGAGTGGGCCGATCCAAGCTCCGGTCGGCCCTCATAACCCGTTGTTGAACCCGGTTAATTATCCAAACCAGATGCCAGGCTCGAGTTTCCAAGAGCAATATGCTAACTATATGAACTTTCACTCAATGCAAAGCGCTTCGCCTCAG TCGACGAACATGTTCAACTTCGGATTTCGTCCGACTCGGCCGAATCAAGGCAACGGGAACACATCCGTTGGATGA
- the LOC121741838 gene encoding pentatricopeptide repeat-containing protein At3g59040-like: MPQAIMFLKPFISAPSASIWSESIGSKNGVDANIRICKRAEVVCFGMLAPRKFMQRRRKVEVFKDAADEADQRSWRKLMLEMEEADSAVEVLKSRRVKNQALPKDVVVGTLVRFKQLKRWNLVSEILEWLRTQHWWDFKEMDFLMLITAYGKLGNFTKAERIMNYMIKNGYPPHVVSYTALMEAYGKGGQYSQAEAIFRRMQSSGPEPSAVTYQIILKTFVAANKFKEAEEIFETLLDEKISPLKPDQKMFHMMIYMYKKAGEFDKARKLFALMTERGVEQNTVTYNSLMSFETNYKEVANIFDQMQRSIFRPDVVSYALLINAYGKDRREEEALAVFEEMLDAGVRPTKKAYNILLDAFAISGMVEQARVVFKSMRRDRCAPDLCSYTTMLSAYVNASDMDGAEKFFRRMKQDGLEPNVVSHGTLINGYAKANDLEKMMKKYESMRLEGIKANETIFTSIMDAFGRNKDFGSAVIWYSEMVSSGVVPDQKAKNVLLSLAKTPEEQLEATQLVENPSSGRLSNGIASNKVENMDDSEDEGKVLDDEFDELTISSNDQLVEAHAL; the protein is encoded by the exons ATGCCTCAAGCAATAATGTTTTTGAAGCCCTTCATTTCTGCTCCATCAGCTTCGATTTGGAG CGAATCGATTGGCAGCAAGAATGGCGTTGATGCTAATATTAGGATATGTAAGAGGGCCGAGGTGGTGTGCTTTGGAATGTTGGCACCGCGAAAGTTCATGCAGAGGAGGAGGAAAGTCGAGGTTTTTAAGGATGCTGCGGATGAGGCGGATCAGAGGAGCTGGAGGAAGTTGATGCTCGAAATGGAGGAAGCTGACTCTGCCGTTGAGGTGCTCAAGAGCCGGAGAGTCAAGAACCAGGCTCTGCCTAAAGACGTTGTGGTTGGGACGCTCGTAAGATTTAAGCAGCTCAAGAGATGGAACCTTGTTAGTGAG ATACTCGAATGGCTGAGAACTCAGCATTGGTGGGATTTCAAGGAGATGGACTTTCTGATGCTTATTACAGCCTATGGAAAACTCGGGAACTTCACTAAAGCCGAGAGGATCATGAATTACATGATAAAAAATGGTTATCCGCCTCACGTTGTATCCTACACTGCTCTTATGGAAGCATACGGGAAAGGAGGTCAATACAGTCAGGCAGAAGCAATCTTTCGTAGAATGCAATCATCAGGCCCCGAACCATCTGCAGTGACATATCAAATAATTCTCAAAACGTTTGTGGCG GCTAACAAATTTAAAGAAGCTGAAGAAATCTTTGAAACCCTACTCGATGAAAAGATTTCACCTCTAAAACCGGACCAGAAAATGTTCCACATGATGATTTACATGTACAAGAAAGCAGGGGAGTTTGACAAAGCTCGTAAACTATTTGCATTGATGACTGAGAGAGGAGTCGAGCAAAATACAGTGACTTATAACAGCTTGATGTCGTTTGAAACCAACTACAAAGAGGTTGCCAATATATTCGACCAG ATGCAAAGGTCGATTTTTCGACCTGATGTTGTGAGCTATGCTCTTCTCATTAATGCCTATGGAAAAGatagaagagaagaagaagcttTAGCTGTGTTTGAAGAGATGCTTGATGCTGGTGTGAG GCCGACAAAGAAAGCATACAACATCTTGCTAGATGCATTTGCGATATCTGGGATGGTAGAGCAAGCACGAGTCGTCTTCAAGAGCATGAGACGGGACAG ATGCGCTCCCGATCTCTGCTCTTACACGACTATGCTATCGGCCTATGTTAATGCATCTGATATGGATGGTGCTGAGAAATTCTTTAGAAGGATGAAGCAAGACGGGCTCGAGCCGAACGTTGTCTCCCACGGTACTCTCATCAATGGGTACGCTAAAGCAAACGATCTCgagaagatgatgaagaagtacgagaGCATGCGCCTCGAAGGAATCAAAGCCAATGAGACCATATTCACTTCCATCATGGACGCTTTCGGGAGGAACAAGGATTTTGGCAGTGCCGTGATTTGGTATAGCGAGATGGTGTCGAGTGGCGTCGTGCCCGACCAGAAGGCCAAGAACGTACTCCTGTCTCTGGCGAAAACACCGGAAGAACAGCTTGAAGCTACGCAGCTCGTGGAAAATCCTTCTTCAGGTCGACTCTCGAATGGAATCGCAAGCAACAAAGTCGAGAACATGGACGATAGCGAAGACGAGGGGAAAGTATTGGATGATGAATTTGATGAGTTGACAATTAGCAGCAATGATCAATTAGTAGAAGCTCATGCTTTGTGA